In the Streptomyces coeruleoprunus genome, TCACCGAGGAACTTCTGGATCGTCGCGAAGATCACCCGGCGTCCGCCGTCCCGCCCGGCCCGGCGCAGCATCCCCTCCAGGTCGGCCTGCGAGGCCGCCACCTGCACATCGGAACCACTCAGCTCGACGGACTTCTTGAGTTGCCGTTGCAGATCCCTCCGGTCGGTCACCGCGACTAGAGTGATCTTGTTGAGTGCGGGGTCGGGGCTCATGTGCAGCCGGCGTGCCAGGAACTTCATCGTGAAGCTCTTTCCCGCACCCTGCGTATGCCAGATCACCCCGCCGCGCTCGTCACGCTCGGCGCCCGGGTCCAATCGGGTGCGTCCGGTCCGGAGCTTGCGGACGATCTTCTCGGTGGCGCGGTACTGCTGGTGGTGACAGACGACCTTGGCTGTCTTGGGGGCGGCCGCCTTGGCTTTTCGCGCGCCGCTCTTCTGGGCCTTCTGGCTCTTCAGCGGCATCTCGAAGACGTAGTGCCGGATGATGTTGAGCAGGTTCCCCGGCTTCAGCACCATCGCGGTCAACTGATGCTGAAGGCTGGGCTGTTCTTTGGCACCGATGAGCCCCCAGGCGCGCAGCTCCCGCTGGAGATCATCAGAGTCGTCGTAGTCCGGCTCGACGCTGCGCCACAGAGCGTAGTGCTGCTCCTCGGACGAGATCGTGCCGAGCGTGGCATCCCGGCCGTCGGCGGCGACCAGAAGCTGTACGGGGGCGAAGAACTCGGGGATGCCGGGCGGTGCACCACCGCCCCGCCGCTCGTCGTCCTCCAGGGGCCGCCCCGTGTAGGCGCGCAGGTCACGGATCGCCTCGGCGAGAGGCATCCCCAGGTCGGGCGACTTGCATTCGACCACGACGAGCGGAATGCCGTTGACGAACAGCACCAGATCGAGCACCGCGTCCTTGCCGTCGGCGTTGCGGACGCGCAGCTGGTCGACGACGAGGAAGTCGTTGCGCGCGAGAGCCCCTTCCCGACTGCCCTCCAGGGCGTCGACGGACCAGTCGACGAAGTGCACCTTCACGTCCCGCTCGTCGGGTCCCTTGTCCAGGGCCCCGTGCAGAAGCAGGGTCAAAACGCCCTCGTTGGCCGACTCCAGCGGCGCCGAGTAGACACTGCGCGCGGCACGCCGCAGCCCGTCGATAGCCCGCTTGGCGTCGTCGTCCGACATCCACCCGGACGCTTGGCAGGGCAGCCGGTTGATACGACGCAGAGCGGCTATGAGCCGCCCGTGGAGGATCAGGTCCTGGTAGTCCCGCTGCTCGGCACCCTGGAGGTCCCGGCCACGGATGTGCTTCCACCCCATCGCCTTGAGGTGCGCGAGCAGCGGCCCCTCCGCCTCGTCCCGCTCCGCCGCCCCTCTGCCGCCCCCGCCAACCATGCGCCCGCGCCCCCCTCGTCGTACCCGGCGTCATCGTGATGCTGTACGTCGGTCCATTGTGCGCCACGGGGTGGCGTGGGGAGGCCAGTAGGGGGCGCCGGACGGACGTGTCCAGGTCGAAGTGGAAGGGCGCGGGAATGCGGATGTGCTCGCCGAAGTCGATGTCTTCCCGGCGGCTGAGCGAGGCGCTGGTGGCCCGTCCAGCGTGGGGCATGCGGTCAGGCCACCTGGCCGGCGTTCCTGCTCACGGGATCCGACTGTTGCTTTCCGTCGCGACGCAGATCCCCCACGAACCCGCGACCAGTCTCCGCGGCGCGGGCGTAGCCCGGTTGGTACGTGATCTACTTGCCGCAAGGCAGCAGCGTGGTACTCCAGTTCCGTCAGGTCCAGCATCACCGGAGCGACCGCGTCTCGGTACTCGTCCCACCAGTAGCCGCCACTGCGCTACCAGGCCACGGCGGCAAGCGCGTCAACGTACTCCTGGTCAGAGCACGCGTAGTTGGAGGCCCAGACGCGGACGCGGTCGGTGCGGTCAGCACCGCAGCCTCGTTGATGCTGAGCCCGACCTGCTCACGCATCCGGCGCAGCTCCATGCCCAGCCGCCGCTGCCGTTAGGTCGGCGGCTTCCTGACTGCCATCTCCTATCTCTCTCGCCGCATCACATCGTCCCGGGAGAGCTCCACAACTCAGTTTGCCCGCCGTTCCAGCTATGCGCCCGCACTCGCCTGGAGCTTGCCGCCAAGCAAGTCATCCAGTACCCCACGCTTCAACTGGCGCAGCTTGAGGAGTTCCGCAGTCTCAGCAGTCATGCGGCCATCAATGGCATCCAGCCGGGACAGAAAGCCCTGCTGCTCGGAAAGATCCAGCTTCGGAAAGGGACAACCCAGGACGTCAGGGCCGTTGATGCTCGCTTGCGATACGGCCGGCTTCGTCCGGCTCGCGAAGTAGGACTTCACGGTCCGTGTGGACATCCACGCTTCCACAAAGCGTGGGTCAACCTCGCCCAGGAGCAGCCTGCAACGCATGATGTTCGATTCAAAGAGCGTGGGCTCATGCAGGCGGCCCACGACCGTGGACTTCCCGACCAGCTCCGGGGTGTTCACCCGATTGACGAGCAGGTCGCCAACAGAGAGCCCATAGCGTTCCTCCTCCGCCCGGGAGGCAGATACACACAACAAACCACGCGTCAAATCCGAAGGACCCCCGGAGAAGCTGCTGATGCGGACGATCGGAACCCCTGTGTCCCCGTAGGACTCCGCGGGCTTGTACAGACCGTTCTGGGGACCAGAGGAGATCACGTCGCGCAGCTGCATCCGATCAAAGCTCGCCAACTCGTTGAGGAACGCGTTCCTCACAGGACGCAGCTTCTCAAGCGACGCCTCGACAGCCCTGTCGGACTCCTCGACGGCAGCCAACACCTCAATGATGCGCCTCTGGTGCTGAAGCGGAAGAAGCGGGAACAAAAGCCGCGCGAACCTGCCGCCACCCAAATGCGAAATGCTTGTCTTTTCGGCAACGCTGGCGAATATCCCTGAGCGACGCCATGCCACAAACACAGCCTGCGCATACTCAGGCAGGATCGCAGGCCCGGGCCGGAACCGAATCAGTGTGTTCTGAAAGCAGTAGACGCCAGGCTCACCGTCGAAGATGGCGCTACGCCCCACCATCATGAGGTTCTCCTGCCCTTCATTAAGCAGGATGTCACCCTTCCGAAGCCCGTACACCTCCTTCTCAGCCGCCGAGAAACCCATGTAATTGACGTCGTGGTAGCTGATGAAACCGTCGAACACGTTTGCCACACGCAGATACGGCATCTGCCCACTCGCCGACCGGCTCGCCGGCGACAGTTGCTTCCCCATCCGGACTTCGCCGACCTCACCGACCGGCACCCACCGGATCTCGTCCTCAGCCCACATAGCCGAGCTCCTTCAGGAACCCGTCCAGCCGCGCCGCCGCCACCGTGCGCCGCGCCTCAATGTCCCGGAGGGACACCAGGTACTTCGCCTCCCACGACCGGTACGTGTCGATCAGCTCGCGGCGGCGGCGCAGCAGGTGGCCCTCCAGCTTGGACGCCAAGTCATCGTGGAGGATGCCGAGCACCACCTCGCCGCTGCGGCCTTCCTCGAAAACCGCGTCGCGGGAACGGTGGAGGCGGGAGGTCCGGGGCTTCCCGGAGTCCGCGGCGTCGGCGGCCTCGGCGGGGAGCAGAACGTTCAGGGTCGCCTGGGCCGCAGCATCCGCCGCCGACTTCACCGCCCTTCTTCTCGGCTTCGCCGCTCCCAGGGGCCAGAAATCGTCCTCCAATTCCTTCACCTTGGTGCCAGCCGCCGTCCGGTCCTTCTTCAGCTGCTTCAGCTCCGCCTCGCTGAGCAGGGCCTCCGCCAGCGCGGGGTCGAGGGCCTCGCCCTCGCCGGACTCGGCGGCCAGCCGCGCGGCCTCCGCCTCCTCCGCGGCCTTCAGCTTCGCGTCCAGTTCCGCTTTGCGGCGGTCCGCCTCGGCGAGGTCTTCAAGGAACATGGGGGCGATCTTGGCGACCACCTTGTGGTCGTACGCCTGACGGCGCTCCGCCCCGGTGCGCTTGCGGGCGCCGCCCGTCCATGGATTGGGCTCGGGCTCCAGCATGGTCTCGACCGTTTCGACCCAACCCTCGACGACGCCCTGGAAGCCGTTCGCCAGCAGGGCCTTGAAGTCGTTCCTGGCGTCCTGCCACCAGCCCGCGACCGCGCCCGCCAGCGCGTGCTCGTCCAAGAGGCCCACGCCCAGCAGACGGGTGCGGAAGGAGTCGATCAGGTCGGCACGCAGCCGGGCCAGTTGGGCCCGCTTCTCGAACTCCGTACGGTCATCGCCCTCGTACGGAGCGAGCGCCTCGATCTGCTCCGTCTCGGACGCCCACCACTTCTCAAACGTGGCTCGCAGCTCGTCCTCCCGCCACCGGGCCAGCTCCGTCAGCCGGCTCGTGTCCGGGCGCGCGCCCTCCGGCAGGAAATCGACGTACGTCGGATCGCCGTCCCGCGCCGCGAACAGGTCGGCCAGGCCAACCCCGTACGCGTCCAGCAGCGGCTTCTTCGCCTCGATCTCCGCTCGCGGCACACCGCCCACCAGGTGCGCCCGCACATCCTGCGACTCCGGTGGGGGGGTGTTGTCCACGTACCGGCGGATGTTCAGGTTGAAGTCGTTCACCGCGAGCTCGCTCACTGGCACCACGCGAGAGAAGCGGTCCACCTCCGCGTATGTGTGAAAGGTGGAGACGATCTTCTCAACATGCTCAGCCAGCAGGACGTTCTGCGCGCGCTCCGCGTGGAACTCCCGGTCCGCGTTGATGAACAGCACCTTGCCGCGCCTCTCCGGCTTCTTCTGCCCGGGTGCGCGCAGCACCAGTACGCAGGCCGGGATACCCGTCCCGTAGAAGAGGTTCGGCGCCAGGCCGATGACGGCCTCCAGCAGGTCGGCCTCGATCAGTGCGGCCCGGATGTCCCGCTCGGTCCCGCCCCGGAACAGCACACCGTGGGGCATGACCGTGAAGACCGAGCCGCCCCTGTCCCTGGCCATGTGCAGCATGTGCTGCAAAAACATCAGGTCGGCCTTGCCCTTTTCGGAGGTCGCGCCGTGCGGCATGCGCTCCTTCCGGTCCTCGATCTGGTCTTCCTTGTAATCCATCGAGAAGGGTGGGTTGCTCAGCACGATGTCGTACGACTCGTTCAGGTGCTGAGGGTTCACGAGCGTGTCGCCGGTCTTCAGATTGAAGTACCTGGCCCCGTGGAACAGCATGTTCATCGTCGCCATGACCCAAGAACCGCTGTTCGCGTCCTGGCCGGCCAGGTTCAGGTTGTCCGAGTCGCCGCCGTGCTCTTCGATGTACTCCTTGGCGTGGATGAGCATGCCGCCGGAGCCCACGCAGGGGTCGTAGATGTAGTGCCCGGCGCGCGGCTGTGCCAGTTCCACCATCATCCGGACCACAGCCCGCGGGGTGTAGAATTCTCCACCCTTGGCTCCCGCGGAGTCCGCGAAGTCCTTCAGCAGGTACTCGTACGCCGCGCCGATCACGTCCGGGAACTCGAAGTCCTCGCCGCGCAGCCGCAGACTTCCGAAGTGCTCGATCAACGCCGTGAGCCGCTTGTCGGCGAGCTTGGCGGCGGCCGAACCGCTGCCGCCGCCTCCGCCGATCCGGTTGAAGTTGACGTGGTTGAACAGCCCCCGCAGCTGCTGGTTCTCGGCCTCCAGTGCGCTGAGCGCGGGTTGCAGGTACTTGGTCGCCACATCGTCGACCGCACCCGACAACTTCGCCCAGCGGGCGTCCTCAGGGACGAACATGACCTTACGGACCCGGTAGTTCAGCGGCTCCTCGGACTCCTCCTCCGCCTCGTCACGGGGGGTGCCGGCGGCCAGCTCCTCCGCGATGATCGCTTCCTTCGCGGCGAGGAAGTCGTCGTTCACGCGCTTGAGGAAGAGAAGGACCAGGATGAAGTCGCGGTATTCGGCGGCATCCATGGTGCCGCGCAGAATGTCGGCCGCCGCGAAGAGGTGCCGTTCGAGTTGGGCGAGCGTGAGCTTTGCCACGAGTTTCTTCCTGATCCTGTTCCTGGGGCCGAGTCGTCCGGTGGTTGTGCGGCTTGGCGGTCTAATACCCGCTCAGCAGCAGGCCGCTCTCGATGAACTCATGAACGTCGGTGTACGGGTCCCAATTGTTCCGGTCCGTGTTGGGACTGTGCCGTGCGTTGATCTTCTCCGCGTGCTTCCTGGCCTCGGCGTAGCGGTTTCGGTCGTCCGTGCGCAGAAGCTGCCCCGGCTTGATGTGCTTCGCCTGCTGCTCGGATACAGCGCGGACGTTCGCCCCATACGTTTGGGCGAACCCCTGCTGTTGCCGAAGGCGGCTGTTGGCATCGCCGCACACGCCACCGAAGGTGCTGGTGTAGTTCTGATAGTGCAGGAGCCGCCACAGTTCGAAGCAGGGGTGCGAGTAGGCGATCTTCACGCCTTCCTTGGCCAGCCTGAAAGCGTCGGAGATACCCTGGTGATCGTCACGGTCGAAGAGAACCCAGACCTGCGGCCAGTTCCAGTCCCGCTCCTTCAGCCCTGCATCCTTCGCCTCGCGCTCGACCTTGTGCAGGACACGGACAGCCTCCTGCACCATCGCGAGCGGCTTGCGGTACTTGCTCGCGGCGTTCGCGTTCTGGAAGTGTCGCTCAACACGCTGATCCGGCTTGGCCGGGGTTCCTTCCTTCAGGATGAGGTCGATGTACTCGGGCTCGGTGACCTCGCCCTCGGTGAAGATGTACACCTGACGTGCACGGAAGTTCCGGCCTTTCG is a window encoding:
- a CDS encoding RloB family protein, coding for MARAKGGDSVTRKKGGAKGRNFRARQVYIFTEGEVTEPEYIDLILKEGTPAKPDQRVERHFQNANAASKYRKPLAMVQEAVRVLHKVEREAKDAGLKERDWNWPQVWVLFDRDDHQGISDAFRLAKEGVKIAYSHPCFELWRLLHYQNYTSTFGGVCGDANSRLRQQQGFAQTYGANVRAVSEQQAKHIKPGQLLRTDDRNRYAEARKHAEKINARHSPNTDRNNWDPYTDVHEFIESGLLLSGY
- a CDS encoding restriction endonuclease subunit S, whose protein sequence is MWAEDEIRWVPVGEVGEVRMGKQLSPASRSASGQMPYLRVANVFDGFISYHDVNYMGFSAAEKEVYGLRKGDILLNEGQENLMMVGRSAIFDGEPGVYCFQNTLIRFRPGPAILPEYAQAVFVAWRRSGIFASVAEKTSISHLGGGRFARLLFPLLPLQHQRRIIEVLAAVEESDRAVEASLEKLRPVRNAFLNELASFDRMQLRDVISSGPQNGLYKPAESYGDTGVPIVRISSFSGGPSDLTRGLLCVSASRAEEERYGLSVGDLLVNRVNTPELVGKSTVVGRLHEPTLFESNIMRCRLLLGEVDPRFVEAWMSTRTVKSYFASRTKPAVSQASINGPDVLGCPFPKLDLSEQQGFLSRLDAIDGRMTAETAELLKLRQLKRGVLDDLLGGKLQASAGA
- a CDS encoding class I SAM-dependent DNA methyltransferase encodes the protein MAKLTLAQLERHLFAAADILRGTMDAAEYRDFILVLLFLKRVNDDFLAAKEAIIAEELAAGTPRDEAEEESEEPLNYRVRKVMFVPEDARWAKLSGAVDDVATKYLQPALSALEAENQQLRGLFNHVNFNRIGGGGGSGSAAAKLADKRLTALIEHFGSLRLRGEDFEFPDVIGAAYEYLLKDFADSAGAKGGEFYTPRAVVRMMVELAQPRAGHYIYDPCVGSGGMLIHAKEYIEEHGGDSDNLNLAGQDANSGSWVMATMNMLFHGARYFNLKTGDTLVNPQHLNESYDIVLSNPPFSMDYKEDQIEDRKERMPHGATSEKGKADLMFLQHMLHMARDRGGSVFTVMPHGVLFRGGTERDIRAALIEADLLEAVIGLAPNLFYGTGIPACVLVLRAPGQKKPERRGKVLFINADREFHAERAQNVLLAEHVEKIVSTFHTYAEVDRFSRVVPVSELAVNDFNLNIRRYVDNTPPPESQDVRAHLVGGVPRAEIEAKKPLLDAYGVGLADLFAARDGDPTYVDFLPEGARPDTSRLTELARWREDELRATFEKWWASETEQIEALAPYEGDDRTEFEKRAQLARLRADLIDSFRTRLLGVGLLDEHALAGAVAGWWQDARNDFKALLANGFQGVVEGWVETVETMLEPEPNPWTGGARKRTGAERRQAYDHKVVAKIAPMFLEDLAEADRRKAELDAKLKAAEEAEAARLAAESGEGEALDPALAEALLSEAELKQLKKDRTAAGTKVKELEDDFWPLGAAKPRRRAVKSAADAAAQATLNVLLPAEAADAADSGKPRTSRLHRSRDAVFEEGRSGEVVLGILHDDLASKLEGHLLRRRRELIDTYRSWEAKYLVSLRDIEARRTVAAARLDGFLKELGYVG